One genomic window of Gavia stellata isolate bGavSte3 chromosome 7, bGavSte3.hap2, whole genome shotgun sequence includes the following:
- the NID2 gene encoding nidogen-2, producing the protein MRAAVAAVLAAVLAAGAALPRRGLLPHGPARGDARLRPGDDESSPGVPLRRALRLYGRAARRLYVGTNGVISTQDFPRETQYVDDDFPTDFPVIAPFLADLDTSGDRGNIYYRQDDSADVLNQAAGYIQAGFPGTAGSFVPTNAFIATWEDVGAYQELSQDAEPSKKLNTFQAVIAYDDEDTYTIFLYPHGGLQFLGTRPKESYNVQLELPARVGFSRGDGDDPKRDGLFHSLASSEQALRHLERESNAGVPGVWVFHVGSVAPLEHVEPGVGGAASPGVLQSPEPRVPGTTDYARALYSRANHASMELPTQHGSEAMSPHPDHGPHAPALLAIVPEGLPVSPGQERSRRLYPDGDGGTQQSYSPNPSSYSSGHHGVGVEEDVHFNPDVFTYSAASKETCARHHGRCSPHAFCTDYATGVCCHCRATYYGNGRQCLPEGAVHRLNGKVSGSLTVGRASVRFQDVDLHAYIVGSDGRTYTAISGVPQPAARALLPLLPIGGLFAWLFALEEPGSENGFSITGAEFTQSLEVTFYPGEETVYVTQTAEGLGPDNYLSLKTHIQGQVPFLPENVTVHIAPYKELYHYSSSAVTSSAQREYVLAAGTANQTLSYRLRQNITFAGCPHARLPARQRLSVARAFTLYDSQEHVLRYALAARVGWARDDANNPPVNPCHDSTHVCEATARCQPGVGMEYTCECADGYRREGRGCRDVDECAEGLSQCGPFTICLNMPGSYRCECRSGYRPAEDGQTCVPLAPASNPCEDGSHPCAPGDRARCLPRAGGRPACECLPGYAGDGIDCSDVDECAENPCHPAATCYNTPGSFSCQCQPGYEGDGFQCTHAEGSTQRLTPCQHEQLYPRGVPPGPSRVGDGHMPQCDEEGRYRPLQCHSSTGHCWCVDAAGQEIAGTRTAPGSTPPRCGNPESIQRLTPCEHERLYPRAVPLGPSPVGDGHVPQCDEQGRYRPLQCHGSTGHCWCVDAAGQEIAGTRTAPGSTPPRCGNPEPTERPRTMCERWRQSLLEHYGGNPRSDQYVPQCDAGGDFTPLQCHGDSGYCWCVDESGREIQGTRSEPGSTPPCLPSIAPPSVRPSPRPDVSPPATGTFLLYAQGQQIGYLPLNGTRLQKEAAKTLLSLHGSIVVGIDYDCREKTIYWTDVAGRTISRASLEPGAEPETIINSGLISPEGLAVDHLRRAMFWTDSGLDKIERARLDGSERQVLFDTELVNPRAIAVDPVRGNLYWTDWNREAPKIETSTVNGANRRVLVNKDIGLPNGLTFDPFSKLLCWADAGTKHLECTLPDGTGRRVIQNNLNYPFSIISYANHFYHTDWRRDGVIAIDKETGSFTNEYLPEQRSHLYGITAVYPYCPGAKK; encoded by the exons atgcgggcggcggtggcggcggtgCTGGCGGCGGTGCtggcggcgggggcagcgctgccccgccgggggctgctgccgcacggcccggcccgcggcgaTGCCCGGCTGCGGCCCGGCGACGACGAGAGCTCGCCCGGGGTGCCGCTGCGCCGCGCCCTGCGCCTCtacggccgcgccgcccgccgcctctAC GTGGGGACCAACGGGGTCATCTCCACCCAGGATTTCCCCAGGGAGACCCAGTACGTGGATGACGATTTCCCCACAGACTTCCCCGTCATCGCTCCCTTCCTGGCCGACCTCGACACCTCCGGTGACAGAGGCAACATCTACTACCGGCAAGACGACTCTGCGGATGTGCTGAACCAGGCTGCGGGCTACATCCAAGCCGGGTTCCCCGGCACCGCCGGCTCTTTCGTGCCCACCAATGCGTTCATCGCCACCTGGGAGGACGTGGGCGCCTACCAGGAGCTCTCGCAGGACGCCGAGCCCTCCAAGAAG CTCAACACCTTCCAGGCGGTCATAGCCTACGATGATGAGGACACCTACACCATCTTCCTCTACCCCCACGGCGGCCTCCAGTTCCTGGGGACGCGACCCAAGGAGTCCTACAACGTCCAGCTGGAGCTGCCAGCCAGGGTGGGCTTCAGCCGGGGGGACGGCGACGACCCGAAGAGAGACGGGCTCTTCCACAGCCTGGCCAGCAGCGAGCAGGCTCTGAGGCACCTGGAGCG GGAGAGCAACGCGGGGGTGCCCGGCGTGTGGGTCTTCCACGTGGGCAGCGTGGCCCCCCTGGAGCACGTGGAGCCGGGGGTTGGCGGGGCAGCCAGCCCCGGCGTGCTGCAGAGCCCCGAACCCCGTGTCCCTGGCACCACCGACTACGCCCGCGCGCTCTACAGCCGTGCCAACCACGCATCCATGGAGCTGCCCACGCAGCACGGCTCAGAGGCCATGTCACCGCATCCTGACCACGGACCCCACGCCCCGGCGCTGCTGGCCATCGTCCCCGAGGGGCTACCCGTGTCCCCGGGGCAGGAGCGGAGCCGCCGGCTGTACCCCGATGGGGACGGTGGCACCCAGCAGAGCTACTCCCCCAATCCCTCTTCCTACAGCTCCGGGCATCACGGCGTCGGCGTGGAGGAGGACGTGCATTTTAACCCTGACG TGTTCACCTACAGTGCCGCCAGCAAGGAGACGTGCGCCCGGCACCACGGGCGCTGCTCCCCGCACGCCTTCTGCACCGACTACGCCACCGGTGTCTGCTGCCACTGCCGGGCCACCTACTACGGCAACGGGCGGCAGTGCCTGCCCGAAG GGGCCGTGCATCGCCTCAACGGAAAGGTGAGCGGGAGCCTGACGGTGGGACGGGCGTCCGTCCGCTTCCAGGACGTCGACCTGCATGCCTACATCGTGGGCAGCGACGGCCGAACCTACACGGCCATCAGcggggtgccccagcccgctgCCCGcgccctcctgcccctcctgcccaTCGGCGGGCTCTTCGCCTGGCTCTTCGCCCTGGAGGAGCCCGGCTCCGAGAACGGCTTCAGCATCACCG GCGCCGAATTCACCCAGAGCCTGGAGGTGACCTTCTACCCCGGGGAGGAGACTGTCTATGTCACTCAGACGGCCGAGGGTCTGGGGCCGGACAATTACTTAAGCCTTAAGACGCACATCCAGGGCCAGGTGCCGTTCCTCCCGGAGAACGTCACTGTCCACATCGCTCCCTACAAGGAGCTCTACCACTACTCCAGCTCAG CCGTGACATCCTCTGCTCAGCGGGAGTACGTCCTGGCCGCGGGGACCGCCAACCAGACCTTGTCCTACCGCCTGCGCCAGAACATCACCTTCGCCGGCTGCCCGCACGCCCGCCTGCCCGCCCGGCAGCGGCTCAGCGTGGCGCGCGCCTTCACCCTCTACGACAGTCAGGAGCACGTCCTGCGCTACGCCCTCGCCGCCCGCGTCGGCTGGGCACGAG ATGATGCCAATAATCCCCCGGTGAACCCATGCCACGACAGCACGCACGTGTGCGAGGCAACGGCGCGCTGCCAGCCCGGCGTGGGGATGGAGTACACATGCGAGTGCGCGGACGGGTACCGCAGAGAGGGACGGGGCTGCCGAG ACGTGGACGAGTGTGCGGAGGGCCTGAGCCAGTGCGGCCCCTTCACCATCTGCCTGAACATGCCGGGCAGCTACCGGTGCGAATGCCGCAGCGGGTACCGTCCGGCAGAGGATGGGCAGACGTGTGTGC CACTGGCGCCGGCGAGCAACCCCTGCGAGGATGGCAGCCACCCCTGCGCTCCGGGGGACCGGGCACGTTGCCTGCCCCGTGCTGGGGGCCGCCCCGCCTGCGAGTGCCTCCCCGGGTACGCCGGCGACGGCATCGACTGCTCCG ACGTGGACGAGTGCGCCGAAAACCCGTGTCACCCAGCTGCCACCTGCTACAACACGCCGGGCTCCTTCTCGTGCCAGTGCCAGCCCGGCTATGAAGGCGATGGCTTCCAGTGCACGCACG CAGAAGGGAGCACGCAGCGGCTGACGCCCTGCCAGCACGAGCAGCTGTACCCACGGGGGGTGCCGCCGGGACCCTCGCGCGTGGGTGACGGGCACATGCCCCAGTGCGACGAGGAGGGCCGGTACCGGCCCCTGcagtgccacagcagcaccGGGCACTGCTGGTGCGTGGACGCCGCGGGGCAGGAGATCGCCGGGACGAGGACGGCGCCGGGCAGCACGCCGCCTCGCTGCGGGAACCCAG AGTCCATCCAGCGACTGACGCCCTGCGAACACGAGCGGCTGTACCCGCGGGCGGTGCCACTGGGACCTTCGCCCGTGGGTGACGGGCACGTGCCCCAGTGCGACGAGCAGGGCCGGTACCGGCCCCTGCAGTGCCACGGCAGCACCGGGCACTGCTGGTGCGTGGACGCTGCGGGGCAGGAGATCGCCGGCACGCGGACGGCGCCGGGCAGCACGCCACCTCGCTGCGGGAACCCAG AGCCCACGGAGCGGCCCCGCACCATGTGCGAGCGCTGGCGGCAGAGCTTGCTGGAGCACTACGGGGGCAACCCCCGCAGCGACCAGTACGTGCCACAGTGCGACGCGGGCGGCGACTTCACCCCATTGCAGTGCCACGGGGACAGCGGGTACTGCTGGTGCGTGGACGAGAGCGGCAGGGAGATCCAGGGCACGCGCTCGGAGCCCGGCAGCACCCCACCAT GTCTCCCCAGCATCGCACCGCCCAGCGTCCGGCCCTCGCCCCGGCCCGATGTGTCCCCACCAGCCACGGGGACCTTTCTGCTCTATGCTCAGGGACAGCAAATCGGCTACCTCCCGCTCAACGGCACGCGGCTGCAGAAGGAGGCGGCGAAGACCCTGCTCTCCCTGCAT GGCTCCATCGTGGTGGGGATCGACTATGACTGCCGGGAGAAGACGATCTATTGGACCGATGTGGCCGGCCGGACGATAAGCCGGGCGAGTCTGGAGCCAGGCGCTGAGCCGGAGACCATTATCAACTCAG GGCTCATCAGCCCCGAGGGGCTGGCGGTGGACCACCTGCGCAGAGCCATGTTCTGGACCGACAGCGGCCTGGATAAGATCGAGAGAGCCCGGCTGGACGGCTCTGAGCGGCAGGTGCTCTTCGACACGGAGCTTGTCAACCCCCGGGCCATCGCGGTGGACCCCGTCCGAGG CAACCTTTACTGGACGGACTGGAATCGTGAAGCACCCAAAATCGAAACTTCCACTGTCAATGGAGCCAACAGGAGGGTCCTGGTGAACAAGGACATCGGCTTGCCCAATGGCCTGACGTTCGACCCCTTTTCCAAGCTGCTCTGTTGGGCAGACGCAG GAACGAAGCACCTGGAGTGCACACTCCCTGATGGCACGGGCCGGCGTGTCATACAGAACAACCTCAACTACCCCTTCAGCATCATCAGTTACGCCAATCACTTCTACCACACGGACTGGAGACg GGATGGCGTGATAGCTATCGATAAAGAAACTGGCTCCTTTACCAATGAGTATCTGCCAGAGCAGCGGTCACATCTCTATGGAATAACTGCAGTTTATCCCTACTGCCCTGGAG CAAAGAAATAG
- the RTRAF gene encoding RNA transcription, translation and transport factor protein, with the protein MFRRKLSALDYHNPAGFNCRDETEFRNFIVWLEDQKIRHYKIEDRGNLRNIHSDDWPKSFEKYMKDVNCPFKMQERQETVDWLLGLAVRLEYGDNADKYKDSTPDGAKNADNTAKNAEPLINLDVNNPDFKAGVMALANLLQIQRHDDYLVMLKAIRILVQERLTQDAIAKASQSKEGLPVALEKHILGFDTGDAVLNEAAQILRLLHIEELRELQTKINEAIVAVQAIIADPKTDHRLGKVGR; encoded by the exons ATGAAACGGAATTCAGAAATTTTATTGTCTGGCTCGAAGACCAGAAAATCAGACATTACAAGATTGAAGACCGAGGGAATTTAAGAAACATACACAGCGATGATTGGCCCAAATCTtttgaaaag TACATGAAAGATGTAAACTGTCCTTTCAAAATGCAAGAACGACAAGAAACAGTGGACTGGCTTCTCGGCTTAGCGGTTAGGCTTGAGTATGGAGATAATG CCGATAAGTATAAGGATTCTACCCCTGATGGTGCTAAAAATGCTGACAATACAGCAAAAAATGCAGAACCGCTGATTAACTTGGATG tgaatAATCCTGATTTCAAGGCTGGAGTGATGGCTTTAGCTAATCTGCTTCAAATTCAGCGACATGATGATTACTTGGTAATGCTTAAG GCAATTCGCATTTTGGTTCAAGAGCGCTTGACGCAGGACGCCATAGCGAAGGCCAGTCAATCCAAGGAG ggtTTGCCTGTTGCTTTAGAAAAGCACATTCTTGGTTTTGACACAGGAG ATGCTGTTCTCAATGAAGCTGCCCAAATTCTCCGACTGCTGCATATAGAAGAGCTCCGAGAGctgcaaacaaaaattaatgaagCGATTGTAGCAGTTCAGGCGATTATTGCTGATCCCAAGACGGACCACAGACTGGGGAAAGTCGGGAGATGA